Proteins found in one Rhodobacteraceae bacterium D3-12 genomic segment:
- a CDS encoding XRE family transcriptional regulator has protein sequence MTGSSHTPTNHTSIVTIARENGTRSSPDPLNLGERVRDLRKSRGFTLEQAAKSAGLARSTLSKIENGQMSPTYDAVKKLALGLEISVPQLFTPPENNRVNGRMSVTRMGEGTAHPTTTYEHELLAETLTQKQMLPYRARIRARSMEEFDGWVRHDGEEFLYVLTGIVALYTEFYEPIEMRRGDSAYYDASMGHNLISVSDDDAMVLWVTSLT, from the coding sequence ATGACAGGCTCCAGCCATACTCCGACCAACCACACTTCGATCGTCACCATCGCGCGCGAAAACGGCACACGAAGCAGCCCCGATCCGCTCAACCTTGGTGAACGGGTGCGTGATCTGCGCAAATCGCGCGGTTTCACTCTGGAACAGGCGGCCAAATCCGCCGGTCTGGCCCGCTCCACCCTGTCCAAAATCGAAAACGGTCAGATGTCGCCGACGTATGACGCGGTGAAAAAGCTCGCTCTCGGGCTCGAAATTTCGGTGCCACAGTTGTTCACCCCGCCAGAGAACAACCGCGTCAATGGCCGGATGAGCGTTACGCGGATGGGCGAGGGCACCGCGCATCCCACCACCACGTACGAGCATGAGCTGCTGGCCGAGACGCTGACGCAAAAGCAAATGCTGCCCTACCGCGCCCGCATCCGCGCCCGCTCGATGGAAGAATTCGACGGCTGGGTGCGTCACGACGGGGAAGAGTTCCTCTATGTGCTGACCGGGATTGTTGCGCTTTATACCGAGTTCTATGAACCGATCGAAATGCGCCGCGGCGATAGCGCCTATTACGATGCCTCTATGGGGCACAACCTGATCTCGGTCAGCGATGACGACGCTATGGTGCTGTGGGTTACCTCGCTCACCTGA
- a CDS encoding acyl--CoA ligase: MISVFDEGPWPPCPASFNFAAHVLGRASSLPDKTALAVLGPVEAERWSFAELEAAVRGTGTGLLNAGLRPGDLVLMRLGNTVEFPIAYLGAIAAGLVPVPTSTQLTAREVAGMIKTLEPAAILRAAEVSCPDVDIPVIGEDALAGMRALPPCAWDMGDPERLAYVIFTSGTSGKSRAVMHAHRAIWARGMMHEGWYGLKESDRLLHAGAFNWTYTLGTGLMDPWSVGATALIPEPGTAPEQLPLLLKRHDATLFAAAPGVYRKMLSGQEALDLPKLRHGLSAGEKLSESIRAAWTKATGKELCEAFGMSECSTFISASPGRPVRAGMLGRPQQGRRVAIVDDAGTPVPMGEDGTIAVSNRDPGLMLGYLGAEAETREKFRGEWFLTGDHGGMSDDFQIEYHARVDDMMNAGGFRVSPLEVEAAMTGFPGLTEIGVTDVEVKADAKVIAAFYTAETALDEHALKAWAEERLARYKQPRLFVHLPALPRNANGKLQRQALKPLLPG, translated from the coding sequence ATGATTTCAGTATTCGATGAAGGGCCATGGCCGCCCTGCCCCGCTTCGTTCAATTTTGCCGCTCATGTATTGGGGCGCGCGTCGTCGTTGCCGGACAAGACCGCCTTGGCGGTGTTGGGACCGGTCGAGGCCGAACGGTGGTCGTTTGCCGAGCTGGAAGCCGCCGTGCGCGGCACCGGCACGGGATTGCTAAACGCCGGGTTGCGGCCCGGTGATCTGGTGCTGATGCGCTTGGGCAATACGGTGGAGTTTCCAATTGCCTATCTTGGGGCGATCGCGGCCGGCTTGGTGCCGGTGCCAACGTCAACGCAGCTGACCGCGCGGGAAGTGGCGGGGATGATCAAAACGCTTGAGCCTGCGGCGATCCTCAGGGCGGCGGAGGTGTCATGCCCCGACGTTGATATTCCGGTGATCGGTGAGGATGCTTTGGCCGGGATGCGCGCCTTGCCGCCTTGTGCTTGGGATATGGGCGACCCGGAGCGGCTGGCCTATGTGATCTTCACCTCGGGGACGAGCGGCAAGTCGCGTGCCGTAATGCATGCGCATCGCGCGATTTGGGCGCGTGGGATGATGCATGAGGGCTGGTATGGCCTGAAAGAAAGTGACCGCTTGTTGCATGCGGGGGCGTTCAACTGGACCTATACGCTGGGCACCGGCTTGATGGACCCGTGGAGCGTGGGCGCGACCGCGTTGATCCCGGAGCCGGGCACCGCGCCGGAGCAATTGCCGCTTTTGCTCAAGCGCCACGATGCGACGTTGTTTGCCGCCGCGCCGGGGGTGTATCGCAAGATGCTGAGCGGGCAAGAGGCGTTGGACCTGCCCAAGCTGCGCCACGGGTTGAGCGCCGGTGAGAAGCTGTCCGAGAGCATTCGCGCCGCATGGACCAAGGCCACCGGCAAGGAGCTGTGCGAGGCCTTTGGCATGTCGGAGTGTTCGACATTTATCTCGGCGTCACCGGGGCGTCCGGTGCGGGCGGGAATGCTGGGGCGGCCTCAGCAGGGTCGCCGGGTGGCGATTGTTGATGACGCGGGCACCCCTGTTCCCATGGGCGAGGATGGCACGATTGCGGTGTCGAACCGCGATCCGGGCTTGATGCTGGGCTATCTTGGGGCCGAGGCGGAAACGCGTGAGAAATTTCGCGGCGAGTGGTTTTTGACCGGCGATCATGGCGGCATGAGCGACGATTTTCAGATTGAGTATCACGCCCGTGTCGATGACATGATGAACGCTGGCGGCTTTCGCGTCTCGCCCTTGGAGGTTGAAGCCGCGATGACCGGCTTTCCGGGTTTGACCGAGATCGGCGTGACCGATGTTGAGGTCAAGGCAGACGCGAAGGTGATTGCGGCGTTTTACACCGCCGAGACCGCGTTGGATGAGCACGCGCTCAAGGCCTGGGCAGAGGAGCGTTTGGCGCGATACAAGCAGCCGCGTTTATTTGTGCATCTGCCCGCCCTGCCCCGCAATGCCAACGGAAAATTGCAGCGTCAGGCGCTCAAGCCGCTGTTGCCGGGATAA
- a CDS encoding DsbA family oxidoreductase — protein MVKLDIISDPICPWCFIGKTLLDRALEKRPEHPFVIEWHPFQLNPEMPAEGMDRRAYLEAKFGGAEGAMRAYSPIMEKAKEIGLDIEFDKIARTPNTMDAHRLIHWAGIEGRQAFVVASLFKAYFQEGRDIGDNDTLGDIADSADLDAAVILKLLQSDADLEAIRERDAHSRAMGVNSVPTFIVGSQHAVPGAQASELWLKVIDELGEAEQEA, from the coding sequence ATGGTCAAGCTCGACATTATTTCCGACCCGATTTGCCCGTGGTGTTTTATCGGCAAGACGCTTTTGGACAGGGCGTTGGAAAAGCGCCCAGAGCATCCGTTTGTGATCGAATGGCACCCGTTTCAATTGAACCCCGAGATGCCCGCCGAGGGCATGGACCGGCGCGCTTATCTAGAAGCGAAGTTCGGCGGGGCGGAGGGCGCGATGCGCGCTTATAGCCCGATCATGGAAAAGGCCAAGGAAATCGGCCTTGATATCGAGTTTGACAAGATCGCGCGCACGCCCAACACGATGGATGCGCATCGTTTGATCCATTGGGCCGGGATCGAGGGGCGGCAGGCGTTTGTTGTCGCATCGCTCTTCAAGGCGTATTTTCAGGAAGGCCGCGACATTGGCGATAACGACACGTTGGGCGATATTGCCGATAGTGCCGATCTGGACGCGGCGGTGATCCTCAAACTGTTGCAATCAGATGCCGATCTTGAGGCCATTCGCGAACGCGACGCGCATTCGCGCGCGATGGGTGTGAACTCGGTTCCGACCTTTATCGTGGGCAGCCAGCACGCGGTTCCGGGGGCGCAGGCAAGCGAGCTTTGGCTGAAAGTGATCGACGAATTGGGCGAAGCGGAACAAGAGGCTTAG
- a CDS encoding phospholipase D family protein yields the protein MPNFVNGTQLIEGLRAEYLRKQRADLAVAFWGRDALGNLGLQDGKGVRIVCNLMSGGTNPNEIRALRRIGADVRQLNDLHAKIGIVGDMSFVGSSNMSANGLGIEGASASWREANVVYSSARPEIVEMFTAFWDAATEINEADLEAAATAWARRQEANAAINARQGGRSLVDVLQTAPAELDALNVRMVAYDTVTDPDELDVLDRAEETARREYGEKFSAYWDWQSMTTDAATAYLVDYDWPARGPIARGQLYRRNASDFPDFEQDRETFHVAYEIDNIEGITFGAADKAAIRRAFHAYVRAGARSEEEDQRAYNFPISELAPHLETGE from the coding sequence ATGCCTAATTTTGTCAATGGAACCCAACTTATTGAAGGGCTTCGCGCCGAATATCTTCGAAAACAGCGTGCTGACCTTGCCGTGGCTTTCTGGGGTAGGGACGCCTTAGGAAACCTCGGCCTTCAAGACGGCAAAGGGGTGCGGATCGTCTGCAATCTTATGAGTGGTGGCACGAACCCAAATGAAATTCGTGCGCTACGCAGGATCGGTGCAGACGTTCGCCAGTTGAACGACTTACATGCAAAGATCGGGATAGTCGGCGACATGTCGTTCGTGGGGTCTTCCAACATGTCGGCGAATGGCCTCGGCATAGAGGGAGCCTCCGCCTCGTGGCGAGAGGCAAATGTTGTATACAGTAGTGCCCGCCCCGAGATCGTGGAGATGTTCACAGCGTTTTGGGATGCTGCCACTGAAATCAATGAGGCGGATCTAGAAGCTGCTGCGACGGCTTGGGCACGGCGCCAAGAGGCGAATGCCGCAATCAATGCCAGGCAAGGTGGCCGTAGCCTGGTCGACGTCCTGCAGACGGCACCGGCGGAGCTCGATGCCCTCAATGTCAGGATGGTGGCGTATGACACCGTAACGGATCCTGATGAATTGGACGTTCTCGACCGAGCTGAAGAGACTGCGCGCCGCGAATACGGCGAAAAATTTAGCGCATATTGGGACTGGCAAAGCATGACCACTGATGCTGCAACGGCGTATCTGGTCGATTACGACTGGCCTGCTCGCGGGCCAATCGCTAGAGGACAACTCTACCGCCGGAATGCAAGTGATTTTCCGGATTTCGAGCAGGATAGGGAAACTTTTCACGTTGCCTATGAGATCGATAATATCGAGGGGATCACCTTCGGTGCGGCAGACAAGGCAGCTATCCGCAGGGCATTCCACGCCTATGTTCGCGCTGGCGCCCGCAGTGAAGAGGAAGATCAGCGAGCTTACAACTTCCCCATCTCGGAACTAGCACCTCATCTTGAGACTGGCGAATAG
- a CDS encoding multidrug effflux MFS transporter translates to MRSPMKNQLSRTEFVALMAMLFATIAFSIDAMLPALPEIGKELSPDNLNRAQLILTSFVVGMGIGTFVTGPLSDTFGRKPIIILGAAMYILGALLAWKAPTLELVLVARVIQGLGAAGPRIVGIAIIRDLYEGREMARLMSFVMLVFSIIPALAPSLGAVIINYTGWRGIFPAFILFSLLGVIWLGLRQPETLPVAQRRPFKIAPMLAAIREMFANHMVLISIAVQTFIFASLFAMLSSVQQIFDVTFGRGESFPLWFMGIALVAATASIVNAALVVRIGMRKMVTYALAAQVLISGSVIILELIAPNDTLRFAVFVVWQTSMFFMMGLTLGNLNAMAMEPLGHIAGMVASMMAGIATVAAMVFAVPIGLAFDGTVLPLAYGIVTMVILGLGLMVWLARIEKRELV, encoded by the coding sequence ATGAGGTCACCCATGAAGAACCAGTTGTCGCGGACAGAGTTTGTCGCGCTGATGGCAATGCTGTTTGCCACGATTGCCTTTTCGATTGATGCCATGCTGCCCGCCCTGCCCGAGATCGGCAAGGAGTTGAGCCCTGACAACCTGAACCGGGCGCAGCTTATCCTGACGTCTTTTGTGGTGGGCATGGGGATTGGCACCTTTGTGACCGGGCCGCTATCGGACACGTTCGGGCGCAAGCCGATCATCATTCTGGGCGCGGCGATGTATATTCTCGGGGCTTTGCTGGCGTGGAAGGCTCCGACGCTGGAGCTGGTGTTGGTGGCGCGGGTCATTCAGGGGCTTGGCGCGGCGGGGCCACGGATTGTTGGCATCGCGATTATCCGCGACCTTTACGAAGGGCGCGAGATGGCGCGGCTTATGTCGTTTGTCATGCTGGTGTTTTCGATCATTCCGGCGCTGGCACCGAGCCTTGGCGCGGTGATCATCAACTATACAGGCTGGCGCGGGATTTTCCCGGCGTTCATCCTGTTTTCGCTGCTTGGCGTGATCTGGCTTGGGCTGCGTCAGCCAGAGACATTGCCGGTGGCACAGCGCCGCCCCTTTAAGATTGCGCCCATGCTGGCGGCGATCCGCGAGATGTTTGCCAACCACATGGTGCTGATTTCGATTGCGGTGCAGACGTTCATCTTTGCCTCGCTGTTTGCGATGTTGTCGAGCGTTCAGCAAATTTTCGACGTCACCTTCGGGCGCGGAGAGAGCTTTCCTTTGTGGTTCATGGGGATTGCCCTTGTCGCGGCCACGGCCAGCATTGTGAACGCCGCCTTGGTGGTGCGGATCGGGATGCGCAAAATGGTGACCTATGCGCTTGCGGCGCAGGTTCTGATCAGCGGCAGTGTGATCATTCTTGAACTCATCGCGCCGAATGACACCCTGCGTTTTGCGGTGTTTGTGGTCTGGCAGACCAGCATGTTTTTCATGATGGGGCTGACGCTGGGCAATCTAAACGCGATGGCGATGGAGCCTTTGGGCCATATCGCGGGGATGGTGGCGTCAATGATGGCCGGGATTGCCACCGTTGCGGCGATGGTGTTTGCCGTGCCGATCGGTTTGGCGTTTGACGGGACGGTCTTGCCCTTGGCCTATGGGATTGTCACGATGGTGATCCTAGGGCTGGGGCTTATGGTCTGGCTGGCGCGGATCGAAAAGCGCGAATTGGTGTGA
- a CDS encoding SMR family transporter: MHYVYLALAVAAETIGTSALQASQQFTRLWPSVLVIVAYAISFYLLAMTLKVMPVGVVYALWSGLGIVFIAIIGYLVFGQKLDLAAVMGLGMIIGGIVVIQLFSSSVTH, encoded by the coding sequence ATGCACTATGTTTACCTTGCGCTGGCCGTGGCTGCGGAAACCATTGGCACCTCGGCTTTGCAGGCGAGCCAGCAGTTTACGCGCCTTTGGCCATCGGTTTTGGTTATCGTCGCCTATGCGATCAGCTTTTACCTTTTGGCGATGACGTTAAAGGTGATGCCGGTGGGCGTAGTTTATGCGCTGTGGTCGGGTCTTGGGATCGTGTTTATCGCGATCATTGGCTATCTGGTGTTTGGCCAAAAGCTTGATCTGGCGGCGGTTATGGGGCTTGGGATGATCATTGGCGGGATCGTGGTGATCCAGCTGTTTTCAAGCTCGGTCACGCATTGA
- a CDS encoding potassium channel family protein has translation MTWSLFNQIAIGSGLVILSTLLSAAIFLGLELALAREYAWLIRPPHRPKLMLVLLVSVIAALGMITVSVWLWAFAFYWLEVFVTLEAALYFSLVSFTTLGFGDIILSPEWRILSGITAANGLLMIGMMSAVVLETLRYVRKNQLAS, from the coding sequence ATGACCTGGAGCCTGTTCAACCAGATCGCAATTGGCTCCGGGCTGGTGATCCTTTCGACACTGTTGTCCGCGGCGATTTTCCTTGGTCTCGAATTGGCGCTGGCGCGCGAATATGCTTGGCTTATCCGCCCGCCGCACCGGCCCAAATTGATGCTGGTCTTGCTGGTGTCGGTCATCGCGGCGCTTGGCATGATCACGGTCAGCGTCTGGCTCTGGGCCTTTGCCTTTTATTGGCTAGAGGTGTTCGTGACGCTCGAAGCGGCGCTCTATTTCTCGCTGGTCAGCTTCACGACACTGGGCTTTGGCGACATCATCTTGTCGCCAGAGTGGCGCATCCTGTCGGGCATAACGGCGGCCAATGGCCTTCTCATGATCGGGATGATGTCAGCAGTGGTGCTGGAAACCCTACGCTATGTGCGCAAGAACCAACTGGCGTCTTGA